A part of Candidatus Alcyoniella australis genomic DNA contains:
- the gspN gene encoding type II secretion system protein GspN: MIKLKSIGRILGFLLFFLAVFVLSLAIKFPTEAAVRWALVELQDSMKIKAEVRSIERHNLSGVRLEGVALSWDNKQALTFAEFDSLQLWLNPFPLLWGRASLHLDVAAYGGKLSGRFSAGSGSSDIDCELQDLDIARLDLPRYIPGGLADFSAAGKLSGTVALHLVRDARPANGDKSGGNLDLDLNGLSISGIKLTIPLVGPFEIDPIAFDPTKLVLELRHPNLTISQGTLLGEQVEVLLSGKMTLNSSDFMKSNYAYTAKFKLGPQFDQQYGMALKMAAGQFNIKQDSQDYYRLDLRGSPSNPRIQQLRSR; the protein is encoded by the coding sequence ATGATAAAGCTTAAAAGCATCGGACGAATACTCGGGTTCCTGCTCTTCTTCCTGGCGGTATTCGTCCTCTCCCTGGCGATCAAATTTCCCACCGAGGCGGCTGTACGCTGGGCGCTGGTCGAGCTGCAGGACAGCATGAAGATCAAGGCCGAGGTGCGCAGCATCGAACGCCACAACTTAAGCGGGGTCCGGCTCGAGGGCGTCGCGCTGTCGTGGGACAACAAGCAGGCGCTGACCTTCGCCGAATTCGACAGTCTGCAATTGTGGCTTAACCCGTTTCCGCTGCTGTGGGGACGCGCCAGCCTGCACCTGGACGTGGCGGCCTACGGCGGTAAGCTCAGCGGACGCTTCAGCGCCGGCAGCGGCAGCTCGGACATCGATTGCGAGCTGCAAGACCTCGACATCGCACGGCTGGACCTGCCGCGTTACATCCCCGGCGGCCTGGCCGATTTCAGCGCCGCGGGCAAGCTCTCGGGCACAGTGGCGCTGCACCTGGTGCGAGACGCGCGCCCGGCAAACGGCGACAAGTCAGGCGGCAATCTCGATCTGGACCTCAACGGCCTGTCGATCTCCGGGATCAAGCTGACGATCCCGCTGGTCGGGCCCTTCGAGATCGACCCGATAGCGTTCGATCCGACCAAGCTGGTGCTCGAGCTGCGGCACCCCAACCTGACGATCAGCCAGGGGACGCTGCTCGGCGAGCAGGTCGAGGTTTTGCTCTCGGGCAAGATGACGCTCAACAGCAGCGACTTCATGAAGAGCAACTACGCCTACACCGCCAAGTTCAAGCTCGGCCCGCAGTTCGATCAGCAGTACGGCATGGCGCTGAAGATGGCCGCCGGCCAGTTCAACATCAAGCAGGACTCCCAGGACTACTACCGGCTGGACCTGCGCGGCTCGCCGTCCAATCCGCGCATCCAGCAACTGCGCTCGCGATGA